A single uncultured Methanolobus sp. DNA region contains:
- a CDS encoding AAA family ATPase, with protein sequence MLLSKVHIENYRSIENLELNLKKCSFLVGKNNSGKSNVLKAINLVLGEGFVKTSLNDFFNRDDTRVIKIKLIFTHFTVAEKSNVKRLILYPVRVDRDYYAIEDVKNIFESSNEITMEVIISSTQTQKNIYFGDLYYKYFSNDLRDAIVSTLYIPSVRDPSKLLKINDYSFLNKLLNKIYENADEIKKEELAIILQDATEKCKELFVDYEQSLDDITKSIIEHNGLKFSMLPTESKNIYKKLDILLDDGFESELDFKGSGIQSVVIISLFKLYSDLKIGQGLLLIEEPESFLHPQANRHLAKVLSKFCNEENMQILIATHSPTYLQSANVQEIILLNKKEGKTNHKQIENISDETKLKKELNNSNLELFFADKVILVEGETEKILLPVIAKQVDERYDFDKKNFSIIDVGSKSNLGIFIELLNKFEIPWISLVDNDFVNLSESKKTLVSLNNKFAFGFDIETESKNRLIELFKGKGVYVLSCGEIENYYSKKWLYQLLDDYICQLDLSTGEIDEILLHLDNFTDPSLKIQFCRNLPVSGNLSEDDKKFLLDIITIKEKILLLDIGMDKLGKELEKILSKLKLTKPKIAVKLKDFVEIEDIPPEKKEDITSFISKIFVSQ encoded by the coding sequence ATGCTATTGTCTAAAGTCCACATTGAAAACTATAGGAGCATAGAAAATCTAGAACTAAACTTGAAGAAGTGTTCTTTTTTAGTTGGGAAAAATAATTCAGGCAAATCAAATGTATTAAAAGCTATCAATTTGGTGTTGGGCGAGGGCTTTGTAAAAACATCATTAAATGATTTTTTCAATAGAGACGATACAAGAGTAATAAAGATTAAATTGATTTTTACTCACTTTACAGTCGCAGAGAAAAGTAATGTTAAACGTCTTATATTATATCCAGTAAGAGTAGACAGAGATTACTATGCTATAGAAGATGTTAAAAATATTTTTGAATCTTCTAACGAAATAACAATGGAAGTAATCATATCATCTACACAAACTCAAAAAAACATATACTTCGGAGACTTATATTACAAGTATTTCTCTAATGACTTAAGAGATGCAATAGTTAGTACTTTGTATATTCCATCTGTAAGAGATCCAAGTAAGTTATTGAAAATCAATGATTATTCGTTTTTAAATAAGTTATTGAATAAAATCTATGAAAATGCCGATGAGATTAAAAAGGAAGAATTGGCGATTATACTGCAAGATGCAACTGAAAAGTGCAAGGAACTATTTGTCGATTATGAGCAATCCTTAGATGACATTACTAAAAGTATTATTGAACATAATGGCCTCAAGTTCTCAATGTTACCAACAGAATCTAAAAACATCTATAAAAAATTGGACATTTTACTTGATGACGGTTTTGAAAGTGAACTCGATTTTAAAGGTTCTGGAATCCAAAGTGTTGTTATTATTTCTCTTTTTAAACTTTATTCTGACTTGAAAATTGGCCAAGGATTGCTCTTAATAGAAGAACCAGAATCATTTTTGCATCCACAAGCAAATAGACATTTAGCAAAGGTGCTCAGCAAGTTCTGCAATGAAGAAAACATGCAGATTTTAATTGCTACACACTCTCCTACTTATCTTCAATCCGCAAACGTTCAAGAAATAATACTTTTAAACAAAAAAGAAGGAAAAACAAATCATAAACAGATTGAAAATATCAGCGATGAGACAAAGCTCAAGAAAGAATTGAATAATTCCAACTTAGAATTATTTTTTGCAGATAAAGTAATTCTAGTTGAAGGAGAGACCGAGAAAATATTGCTTCCAGTTATTGCGAAGCAAGTAGACGAAAGATATGATTTCGACAAGAAAAACTTCTCAATAATAGATGTTGGAAGCAAATCAAACTTAGGTATTTTTATTGAACTCTTAAATAAATTTGAAATTCCATGGATATCACTTGTAGATAATGATTTTGTTAATTTAAGTGAAAGCAAAAAAACCCTAGTGAGTCTGAACAATAAGTTTGCTTTTGGCTTTGATATAGAAACAGAAAGCAAGAATAGGTTAATTGAACTTTTTAAAGGAAAAGGTGTTTACGTTCTTTCTTGTGGAGAGATAGAAAATTACTATAGCAAAAAATGGCTATATCAATTACTTGATGATTATATTTGTCAATTAGATCTTTCAACAGGTGAAATCGATGAAATATTATTGCACCTAGATAACTTTACAGATCCATCACTAAAAATCCAATTCTGTAGAAATCTTCCAGTTAGTGGCAACTTGTCAGAAGATGATAAGAAATTTCTGCTAGATATAATTACAATTAAAGAGAAGATTCTTCTATTAGATATAGGAATGGATAAATTAGGTAAGGAACTAGAAAAAATCTTATCAAAATTAAAACTTACAAAACCGAAAATTGCAGTAAAATTGAAAGACTTTGTGGAAATAGAAGATATACCTCCTGAGAAAAAAGAGGATATAACTTCATTCATAAGCAAAATTTTTGTAAGTCAGTGA
- a CDS encoding DEAD/DEAH box helicase family protein, giving the protein MLELNEYQTRKQFIDPLLAIEGWEVVPYDCTKKLSEYNKCAITEYPTDFGPADYALCAGGKILAIIEAKKVTLGPQNVLTQAERYSKGVSDSEFNFEGFRVPFLYSTNGTEIWYHDVRHPLNRSRKITGFHRPEALLESLQYDFEAVADKFFAVPDNRYMRPYQCQACDTIGKAIVNRKRTIMLAMATGTGKTFTVVNLIYRLMKAGVAKRILFLVDRRALAAQAVRAFSSFETEQGLKFDKTYEVYSQRFQRGDLDENESFDANVMPESYLTNPKPEHSFVYVSTIQRTIINLFGKTAISSSCEDSEEDENAGQLDIPIDAFDLIIADECHRGYSAQEISTWRKTLDHFDAIKVGLTATPAAHTVAYFKDIVYNYGYEQAVREGYLVDYDIVALESGVRMNGIFLREGETVEVVDPETGIREIDMLEDEREFSVTKIEREITSIDSNKKILEEIKRYADEHEKRYGRFPKTLIFAVQDLSFTSHADQIVDLARDVFGRGDSFVQKITGKVDRPLQRIREFRNRKMPGIAVTVDLLSTGVDIPDIEYIVFLRSVKSRILFEQMMGRGTRKGEHYPDKSHFVVFDCFAGTLFDYFKSVTGVTAEPPQKEVKPISRVIEDIWNNRDRKYNTRILTKRLNRIDKEMSGEARDMFSAFVEKGDLKSFSISLERRLEEDFTGTMELLRNKDFLNLLENYPRPRKTFYVDYGTSDEVSSTWIVRDASGNEYKPDDYLELFSGFVKENPEKIAAISILLDRPQEWSTDALEELKQKLESSQQRFTVENLQRAHAIKYNKALVDIISMIKHAAHEEEALFTAEERVSNAFAKVTTGKSFTVDQFLWLERIKSHLIANLSIDKEDFDSIPVFVDYGGWTKANRVFENELVNLMSDFNRAVAA; this is encoded by the coding sequence ATGCTCGAGCTCAACGAATACCAAACACGCAAACAATTCATTGATCCGTTGTTAGCCATTGAAGGTTGGGAGGTTGTGCCCTATGATTGTACCAAGAAATTATCAGAGTATAATAAATGTGCCATCACGGAGTACCCGACTGATTTTGGTCCTGCTGATTACGCCTTGTGTGCAGGTGGAAAAATACTTGCAATCATTGAAGCCAAGAAGGTCACCTTAGGCCCACAAAACGTCCTCACACAGGCAGAAAGATACTCAAAAGGAGTATCTGATAGCGAGTTTAACTTTGAAGGGTTTAGAGTCCCATTCCTGTATTCAACCAATGGGACAGAAATATGGTATCATGATGTCCGTCATCCCTTGAATCGCTCCAGAAAGATAACGGGGTTTCATCGACCTGAGGCTCTGCTTGAGAGCCTGCAGTATGACTTTGAGGCTGTCGCAGACAAATTCTTTGCTGTCCCAGATAACCGATATATGCGACCATATCAATGTCAGGCATGTGATACTATAGGCAAGGCCATTGTTAATCGCAAAAGAACGATTATGCTTGCGATGGCAACAGGTACGGGGAAGACATTCACGGTAGTGAACCTCATCTACCGGTTGATGAAAGCAGGTGTTGCAAAAAGAATCTTGTTTTTAGTGGACAGGAGGGCACTTGCAGCGCAGGCTGTCAGAGCTTTCTCATCTTTTGAGACTGAGCAGGGATTGAAGTTCGATAAGACCTATGAGGTTTATAGCCAACGTTTCCAAAGGGGAGATCTTGACGAGAATGAATCATTTGATGCAAATGTGATGCCTGAATCATACCTAACCAATCCCAAGCCGGAACACAGTTTTGTGTATGTTTCCACGATTCAGAGAACCATTATTAACTTATTCGGTAAAACAGCGATTTCCTCGAGTTGTGAAGACAGTGAGGAAGATGAGAATGCGGGTCAACTGGACATACCCATAGATGCATTCGATCTGATAATTGCCGATGAATGCCACAGGGGTTATTCTGCACAGGAGATCTCCACATGGAGAAAGACCCTAGATCATTTTGATGCTATAAAGGTAGGACTTACGGCCACCCCTGCAGCCCACACTGTAGCATACTTCAAGGACATTGTTTACAATTATGGCTATGAACAGGCCGTAAGGGAGGGTTACCTGGTCGATTATGATATTGTGGCTCTGGAATCCGGTGTCAGGATGAATGGTATCTTCCTCCGTGAAGGGGAGACTGTTGAAGTGGTCGACCCAGAGACCGGAATACGTGAGATCGACATGCTTGAAGATGAAAGGGAATTTTCAGTTACAAAAATAGAACGAGAGATTACATCTATCGATTCAAACAAGAAGATCCTTGAAGAAATAAAACGTTATGCAGATGAGCATGAAAAGAGATATGGACGTTTCCCGAAGACATTGATTTTTGCAGTACAGGATTTGTCTTTTACTTCTCATGCTGACCAAATAGTTGATCTTGCAAGGGATGTCTTTGGCAGAGGTGATTCCTTTGTTCAGAAGATAACTGGAAAGGTAGACCGTCCTTTGCAAAGGATAAGGGAATTCAGGAACAGAAAGATGCCTGGAATTGCTGTGACTGTTGATCTTCTCTCAACAGGAGTCGATATTCCAGATATTGAATACATCGTTTTCTTGCGTTCTGTTAAGTCACGAATCCTCTTTGAGCAGATGATGGGAAGGGGAACACGAAAAGGGGAACATTATCCTGATAAATCTCATTTTGTGGTCTTTGATTGTTTCGCAGGGACTCTCTTTGATTACTTTAAATCCGTTACAGGTGTGACGGCAGAACCTCCACAAAAAGAGGTCAAGCCTATTAGTAGGGTTATTGAAGATATTTGGAACAACCGGGACAGGAAATATAACACACGTATCCTTACAAAGCGGCTCAACAGGATAGACAAGGAGATGAGCGGGGAAGCGCGCGATATGTTCAGTGCTTTTGTTGAGAAAGGAGATCTCAAGAGCTTCTCAATCTCTCTTGAAAGAAGGCTTGAAGAAGATTTTACCGGAACTATGGAACTCCTGAGAAATAAGGACTTTTTGAATCTGCTTGAGAACTATCCACGGCCAAGAAAGACATTTTATGTAGATTATGGAACGAGTGATGAAGTTTCATCTACATGGATAGTAAGAGATGCTTCAGGTAATGAATATAAACCGGATGATTACCTTGAGTTGTTCTCAGGGTTTGTAAAGGAGAATCCTGAAAAGATAGCTGCAATCAGTATTCTTCTTGATCGTCCACAGGAATGGAGCACAGATGCTCTTGAAGAGTTAAAGCAGAAGCTAGAATCCTCACAGCAGAGATTCACAGTTGAGAACCTTCAGAGGGCTCATGCAATCAAATATAATAAAGCCCTTGTGGATATCATTTCGATGATAAAACATGCTGCTCATGAAGAAGAGGCTTTATTTACAGCAGAAGAACGCGTGAGTAATGCTTTTGCCAAAGTTACGACTGGAAAGAGTTTTACAGTGGATCAGTTTTTATGGCTTGAACGCATCAAATCGCATCTAATAGCAAACCTTTCGATTGATAAAGAGGACTTTGATTCTATCCCGGTGTTTGTTGATTATGGTGGATGGACCAAGGCCAACCGTGTCTTTGAAAACGAACTTGTGAATTTAATGTCAGATTTTAACAGGGCAGTTGCAGCATGA
- a CDS encoding N-6 DNA methylase, which produces MSDIVQKLWGFCHTLRHEGIDYGDYIEQITYLLFLKMADERDIEMPEDCGWKSLKEHSGTELTEHYSDALRTLGKQDGLLGDVFAGALSRFHNPVSLKKMITLIDETEWTGLDIDVKAMAFEGLLEKAASEGKKGAGQYFTPRIVIQMIVRCMKPDPRASREFAIMDPACGTGGFLVSAYEWLKDVTAGGAVDRDLAKRIRYSTYHGQELVERPRRLALMNLYLHGIEPEIKLGDSIYEIPDSKRFDVVLTNPPFGTKGANQSPGREDFVVETSNKQLNFIEHVMTILKPGGRAAIVVPDNVLFADAAGEVFKVLCEDCDLHTVLRLPDGTFTPYSPGTKTNVIFFTKGIPTEHTWVYDCRTNVPKITKKDRPLTKEHFEEFEKCFGEDSNGRAKRDEKNSQEDRWHKFHISELKERDYKIDSLKWLRDDSLGDTDDLPEPEELAAEAIDELEAAVSELNAILDLMGNGYAAEE; this is translated from the coding sequence ATGAGCGATATTGTACAAAAATTATGGGGTTTTTGCCATACTTTAAGGCATGAAGGTATTGATTACGGTGATTATATAGAACAAATCACTTACCTACTCTTTTTGAAGATGGCTGATGAGCGAGACATCGAAATGCCAGAAGATTGTGGCTGGAAATCCCTTAAAGAACATTCGGGAACAGAACTCACGGAACATTATAGTGATGCGCTCAGAACGCTTGGTAAGCAGGATGGTCTGCTTGGAGATGTTTTTGCAGGTGCTCTCTCACGTTTCCACAATCCTGTAAGTCTTAAAAAGATGATCACACTTATAGACGAGACTGAATGGACAGGACTTGACATTGATGTAAAGGCAATGGCTTTTGAAGGTTTGCTGGAAAAGGCTGCCAGTGAAGGTAAAAAGGGTGCAGGGCAGTATTTCACTCCACGTATAGTTATCCAGATGATAGTAAGGTGTATGAAACCTGACCCACGCGCCAGCAGGGAGTTTGCTATAATGGACCCTGCCTGTGGTACAGGTGGTTTCCTTGTGTCTGCCTATGAGTGGTTAAAGGATGTTACCGCAGGTGGTGCAGTGGACCGTGACCTTGCTAAACGCATCCGTTACAGTACATATCACGGACAGGAGCTTGTGGAACGTCCACGCAGATTAGCTCTTATGAATCTGTATTTGCATGGTATTGAACCTGAGATCAAACTTGGTGACTCTATCTATGAGATACCGGATTCTAAAAGGTTCGATGTAGTGCTTACCAATCCCCCATTTGGTACTAAAGGTGCAAACCAGTCTCCCGGACGTGAAGATTTTGTTGTTGAAACATCCAACAAACAACTTAATTTTATTGAACATGTCATGACTATCCTTAAACCCGGTGGTAGAGCAGCTATTGTAGTACCTGACAATGTGCTTTTTGCTGATGCAGCAGGAGAGGTTTTCAAGGTGCTCTGTGAAGACTGTGACTTACATACTGTCCTGAGATTGCCGGATGGTACTTTTACACCATATTCACCCGGAACTAAGACAAACGTGATATTCTTCACAAAAGGTATTCCCACAGAGCATACTTGGGTATATGACTGCCGCACAAATGTCCCAAAAATCACAAAGAAAGACCGGCCTCTTACTAAAGAGCACTTTGAAGAGTTTGAAAAGTGCTTTGGTGAAGATTCTAACGGCAGGGCAAAGCGTGATGAGAAAAACTCGCAGGAAGACCGCTGGCACAAATTCCACATTTCGGAACTCAAGGAAAGGGATTACAAGATTGATTCTCTCAAATGGCTGAGGGACGATTCATTAGGAGATACTGATGATTTACCTGAGCCAGAAGAACTTGCTGCTGAAGCAATAGATGAACTTGAAGCAGCAGTTAGTGAGTTGAATGCAATTCTGGACCTGATGGGGAACGGTTATGCAGCAGAAGAGTGA
- a CDS encoding restriction endonuclease subunit S, with amino-acid sequence MQQKSELPEGWVNISLLTAVGGDSNQIVGGPFGSNLKVDDYQQNGIPIIRLQNIGYREFIEKDIKFISSEKAEELKYHSFIKGDLVLAKLGTPIGKTCEIPEKYDWGIVVSDVVRIRIQNGIVYKNFLLQYLNSEISLNQLNKQVFGTTRPRVNLKEVRNLQVLLPPLPEQYRIVAAIETLFARLDATNERLDRVPEIMKHFRQAVLAAACDGRLTEDWRFNHISPKNLLLIGDTLPEDWSISKIKDVFEYWGGATPSTSNPLYWNGEIPWISSKDMKTWKISKGQKFITLQALENTSLRKCPVNSVLVVVRSGILLHTLPIAITESEVVINQDLKAFYNQDHDLNNWLAIFLKGKSHEILYNNRKDGTTVQSIKFDDLKNMDLLIPSKEEQKEIVRRLDALFAFADSVEAKVAVAKEKTEQLRRSILAKAFSGELVPTEAEIAKQEGRKYESAEMLLERIKKDL; translated from the coding sequence ATGCAGCAGAAGAGTGAACTGCCGGAAGGATGGGTAAATATATCTCTTCTTACTGCTGTTGGAGGAGACTCAAATCAAATAGTAGGCGGTCCGTTTGGCTCTAATCTGAAAGTAGATGATTATCAGCAAAATGGCATTCCAATAATCAGGCTGCAAAATATTGGATATAGAGAATTTATTGAAAAAGATATTAAATTTATTTCTTCAGAAAAAGCAGAGGAATTGAAGTACCACTCTTTTATCAAAGGAGATTTGGTATTAGCAAAATTAGGAACACCAATCGGAAAAACCTGTGAAATTCCTGAAAAATACGATTGGGGAATAGTTGTTTCTGATGTTGTAAGGATTAGAATACAAAACGGAATAGTATACAAAAATTTTCTATTACAGTATTTGAATTCTGAAATATCACTAAACCAACTAAACAAACAGGTTTTTGGAACAACTAGGCCAAGAGTGAACTTAAAGGAAGTAAGAAATTTACAGGTATTATTGCCTCCTCTTCCAGAACAGTATCGTATTGTTGCAGCAATCGAGACACTTTTTGCTCGTCTGGATGCGACAAACGAGAGGCTTGACAGGGTGCCGGAAATCATGAAGCATTTCAGGCAGGCGGTGCTGGCGGCTGCGTGTGATGGGAGGCTGACGGAAGATTGGCGGTTCAATCATATTTCTCCCAAAAATCTCTTGCTAATAGGCGATACGCTACCAGAAGATTGGAGTATTTCCAAAATAAAAGATGTTTTTGAATATTGGGGTGGTGCAACTCCTTCCACTTCTAACCCTTTATATTGGAACGGAGAGATCCCTTGGATATCTTCTAAAGATATGAAAACTTGGAAAATATCCAAAGGACAGAAATTTATAACCTTGCAAGCTCTTGAAAATACAAGTTTGCGTAAATGTCCTGTAAACTCAGTGCTAGTGGTAGTAAGAAGTGGGATTTTATTACACACACTTCCTATTGCAATAACTGAATCCGAAGTTGTGATAAATCAAGATTTAAAGGCCTTTTATAATCAAGACCACGATCTCAACAATTGGTTAGCTATTTTTTTAAAAGGAAAATCACATGAAATCCTTTATAACAATAGAAAAGATGGTACAACAGTTCAAAGTATCAAATTTGATGATTTAAAAAACATGGATCTATTGATTCCATCAAAAGAAGAACAAAAGGAAATTGTACGTCGACTCGATGCACTCTTTGCCTTTGCCGATTCCGTTGAAGCAAAAGTTGCAGTAGCAAAAGAGAAAACAGAGCAACTCCGACGATCTATTCTTGCAAAGGCTTTTTCAGGGGAACTTGTGCCTACTGAAGCCGAGATTGCCAAGCAGGAGGGCAGGAAGTATGAGAGTGCGGAGATGCTGTTAGAAAGAATCAAAAAAGACCTATAA
- a CDS encoding ATP-binding protein — protein MTAHSHEKSNPFSETELTHIFRLRENRLITRESTKIELKESFNWAKKYEYAKAIGAFTNNQGGYIIFGIKNSPREIVGMTNNRFEEIDEAHISHFLNECFSCEIKWTKEVHEINGKNIGLFYVYEADEKPVIFRKNNGSDGMREGDIYFRYRGINERIKYTELKKILDREKEKYTKSLFDHLSKIIQIGSGNVAIIDTLSGMIHGKNTTAFIDEALIPQLKIVTEGSFDSKKGEPVYRYAGNIEPARIFTRRMNIAIRTKDILNAFLEQSIPDGIEPVKYIEQIPYESSWYLPIYFFIEKSGLSKEEIIELINDSESKMQTKGELLDRLRKDEEDFTLTRLESNTLRQKFKSQLLEQNIDFDVIDESNLLRLLEAITHLDKSETTVVKEYVLDLLKKIIDKYYATYKYSYSIRKAICHVDYTLHSS, from the coding sequence ATGACAGCTCATAGTCATGAAAAAAGTAATCCTTTCTCAGAAACAGAATTAACTCACATTTTTAGATTAAGAGAAAACAGGCTTATAACTAGAGAATCTACTAAAATTGAGCTGAAAGAATCATTCAATTGGGCAAAAAAATATGAATATGCGAAGGCAATTGGAGCTTTTACAAATAATCAAGGTGGATACATAATTTTTGGGATAAAAAATAGTCCTCGTGAAATTGTGGGCATGACAAACAATAGATTTGAAGAAATAGATGAAGCTCATATCTCACATTTTTTAAATGAGTGTTTTTCTTGTGAAATTAAATGGACAAAAGAAGTTCACGAAATCAATGGGAAAAACATAGGTCTGTTTTATGTTTATGAAGCCGATGAAAAACCCGTGATTTTTAGAAAGAACAATGGATCTGACGGGATGAGAGAAGGAGACATCTACTTTCGATACAGAGGTATTAATGAACGTATTAAATATACTGAACTGAAAAAAATATTGGATCGTGAAAAAGAGAAATATACTAAATCTTTGTTTGACCATCTAAGCAAAATCATACAAATTGGGAGTGGAAATGTAGCGATAATAGATACTCTTAGTGGTATGATTCATGGAAAGAATACAACCGCCTTCATTGATGAAGCTTTAATACCACAACTTAAAATAGTGACTGAAGGAAGCTTTGATTCAAAAAAAGGGGAACCTGTTTACAGGTATGCTGGAAACATAGAACCAGCGAGAATTTTTACTCGTAGAATGAATATTGCAATAAGGACGAAAGACATACTCAATGCTTTCTTAGAACAATCAATACCAGATGGCATTGAACCTGTAAAGTACATAGAGCAGATACCTTATGAGAGTAGTTGGTATCTACCTATATACTTTTTTATAGAAAAATCAGGGCTTTCTAAAGAAGAAATTATTGAATTGATTAATGATTCAGAATCTAAGATGCAAACAAAAGGAGAATTACTTGATAGATTAAGAAAAGATGAAGAAGATTTTACTCTGACAAGACTGGAGTCAAACACTCTAAGACAGAAATTTAAATCTCAGCTATTAGAACAAAATATCGACTTTGATGTTATAGATGAAAGTAACTTACTAAGATTGTTAGAAGCAATCACTCATTTAGATAAGTCTGAAACTACAGTCGTTAAGGAATATGTGCTGGATTTATTAAAAAAAATAATAGATAAGTACTATGCAACATACAAGTATTCTTATTCTATAAGAAAGGCCATATGTCATGTCGATTACACGCTACATAGTTCTTAA
- a CDS encoding ERCC4 domain-containing protein: protein MSKIIIDTREKKPFSQCESWSGVAYEVATLKTADYSNGKITIERKAVGDFINCCGRSKARFTKELERGFDYLIIEGGLAEIQSYLRKVRSKMGVYYIFAMMKMIRHKYGIEVIMCRDREAAARVALRLLV from the coding sequence ATGAGTAAAATTATAATCGACACTAGAGAGAAGAAACCCTTCTCGCAATGTGAATCATGGTCTGGCGTAGCCTATGAAGTTGCTACACTGAAAACAGCAGACTACTCAAATGGTAAGATTACAATCGAAAGAAAAGCCGTAGGCGACTTCATCAACTGCTGTGGCAGGAGTAAGGCGCGGTTCACGAAAGAGCTCGAGCGCGGATTCGACTATCTTATTATTGAAGGTGGCCTCGCAGAGATTCAATCCTATTTGCGCAAGGTTCGCTCAAAGATGGGAGTCTACTATATCTTTGCAATGATGAAGATGATCCGTCACAAGTACGGTATTGAGGTCATTATGTGCAGGGACAGGGAGGCGGCTGCACGGGTTGCGCTGAGGTTGTTGGTGTAA